One Methylocapsa sp. D3K7 DNA window includes the following coding sequences:
- a CDS encoding DUF1236 domain-containing protein has translation MKNIVIAAGSFAIILSLPMVVLAQGISKGAERGAAEGNAAAGPVGAVVGGVVGGVTGGVKGMLGLDQRPRFHEYVSRQRHTSYDYGNDLTLGTVLPGEGVTYYDIPLEYGVRDYRYAVINGQTVLVDPRTHRIVDIIN, from the coding sequence ATGAAAAATATCGTCATAGCTGCAGGCTCATTCGCGATCATACTTTCCTTGCCGATGGTTGTTTTGGCGCAAGGCATCTCAAAGGGCGCCGAGCGCGGCGCCGCCGAAGGAAATGCTGCGGCGGGCCCCGTTGGCGCTGTTGTCGGCGGAGTTGTGGGAGGTGTAACAGGCGGAGTGAAGGGCATGCTGGGCCTTGATCAAAGGCCTCGCTTCCACGAGTATGTGAGTCGCCAACGCCATACGTCTTACGATTATGGCAATGATCTTACTTTGGGTACAGTTTTGCCCGGTGAGGGCGTTACTTATTACGACATACCGCTCGAATATGGTGTGCGAGACTATCGTTATGCGGTGATCAATGGGCAGACCGTTCTGGTTGATCCTCGAACACATCGTATTGTGGATATTATCAACTAA
- a CDS encoding alpha/beta hydrolase: MPQPIICTGLLMRIHHGFLVAALVSVLGIVTARSAEPLWLTLPATPTLPTPLRSGYAPVNGIKIWYAEFGEGEPVILLHGGLANANYWGNQVPVLAKNYLVVVMDSRGHGRSTRNSEPFGYDLMASDVTGLMDFLKIPKAAIIGWSDGAIIGLDIAIHHPDRVTKLFAFAANSDPGGVKDVSQSPVFNRFIARAGKEYERLSSTLDQYKSFLDEITKMWASQPNFTAKQLHAMKVPVWIVDGEHDEAIQRDNTLFMAKQIPGATLRLQPDVSHFSFLQNPQQFNDDVLRFLD; this comes from the coding sequence GTGCCCCAGCCAATCATTTGCACCGGCCTCCTCATGCGCATCCATCATGGTTTTCTTGTTGCCGCTCTCGTGAGCGTCCTGGGGATCGTGACTGCCCGAAGTGCCGAGCCGCTCTGGCTCACACTGCCAGCGACGCCCACTTTGCCCACACCGCTGCGCAGCGGTTATGCGCCAGTCAATGGCATCAAAATTTGGTACGCCGAATTTGGTGAGGGCGAGCCGGTGATCCTCCTGCACGGCGGCCTTGCCAACGCGAACTACTGGGGCAACCAGGTTCCCGTATTGGCGAAAAATTATCTCGTGGTCGTCATGGACAGCCGCGGCCATGGGCGCAGCACCCGGAACAGCGAACCCTTCGGCTATGATCTCATGGCCTCTGACGTCACGGGGCTCATGGACTTTCTGAAAATTCCGAAAGCGGCGATCATTGGCTGGAGCGATGGCGCGATTATTGGGCTCGACATTGCCATTCATCATCCGGACCGGGTCACAAAACTCTTCGCCTTTGCCGCCAATTCCGACCCCGGTGGAGTGAAGGATGTCAGTCAAAGCCCGGTCTTCAACCGTTTCATCGCGCGGGCTGGAAAGGAATATGAGCGTCTTTCCTCAACGCTGGATCAATACAAGTCTTTCCTGGATGAGATCACAAAAATGTGGGCGAGCCAGCCAAATTTTACTGCGAAACAACTTCACGCCATGAAAGTGCCAGTCTGGATTGTCGATGGCGAGCACGACGAAGCGATCCAGCGCGACAATACTCTGTTCATGGCTAAGCAAATTCCGGGCGCGACGCTGCGGCTCCAACCGGATGTCAGCCATTTTTCATTCTTGCAGAATCCGCAGCAGTTCAACGACGATGTGCTGCGCTTTCTCGATTGA
- a CDS encoding DUF3455 domain-containing protein, which translates to MKHLKQMYAALLMTVFTMPALSADALAPPPGMQELFEFGADGVQIYTCKMKDEAHLAQGFAYAFDGPEAVLFDADGKQAGTHGKGPAWTLGDGSSVTGEVLAKQPSPQPGAIPWLLLKVKSHAGAGKLDAVEFVRRIDTDGGAEPADGCGQSQFGTTVRVPYSAKYQFFGK; encoded by the coding sequence ATGAAGCATTTGAAACAGATGTATGCCGCGCTTCTGATGACCGTCTTTACAATGCCCGCGCTCAGCGCGGACGCGCTTGCGCCGCCTCCGGGGATGCAGGAATTGTTCGAATTTGGTGCGGACGGGGTGCAGATTTATACCTGCAAGATGAAAGACGAAGCCCATCTGGCGCAAGGATTCGCCTATGCCTTCGATGGGCCGGAGGCCGTGCTTTTCGATGCGGACGGCAAGCAGGCGGGCACTCATGGCAAGGGACCGGCATGGACCCTTGGTGACGGCTCGTCGGTCACTGGCGAAGTGTTGGCAAAACAGCCCTCGCCCCAACCGGGCGCCATTCCCTGGCTTCTGCTTAAGGTCAAATCCCATGCGGGCGCCGGAAAACTCGATGCCGTGGAATTTGTCCGCAGGATCGATACGGATGGCGGCGCCGAGCCTGCGGATGGATGCGGTCAGTCGCAGTTCGGCACAACGGTCCGCGTTCCCTATTCGGCGAAGTATCAATTTTTTGGAAAATAG
- the hemW gene encoding radical SAM family heme chaperone HemW, giving the protein MTISPKSNIGSDPGFGVYVHWPFCLSKCPYCDFNSHVRAKPVDDARFLAAYRAELAHRAGLTRGRIVSSIFFGGGTPSLMKPATVGAILDAIAGFWPVAPKAEVTLEANPTSVEAERFRGYKEAGVNRVSLGVQALNDPDLKALGRNHTANEALRAVDLAASIFERYSFDLIYARPGQSVDGWRAELEAAIRRARDHLSLYQLTIEYGTMFERLRDAGKLVLPGNDLARALWDVTQEITTKAGLPAYEISNHARPGGESLHNLIYWRYGEYIGIGPGAHGRILSAKGRRAHATESYPETWLAAVENAGHALVEDEILSSEEQSDEFLLMGLRLSEGIEPSEFEAMSGRDLDPGRVASLIADGMVEYTPRGRIRVSAEGFPVLDAVVADLAA; this is encoded by the coding sequence ATGACGATTTCTCCCAAAAGCAACATAGGCTCAGATCCAGGCTTCGGGGTCTATGTGCATTGGCCGTTTTGCCTCTCCAAATGTCCTTATTGCGATTTCAACAGCCATGTGCGGGCAAAGCCGGTCGATGACGCCCGTTTTTTGGCGGCCTATCGCGCGGAACTCGCGCATCGCGCGGGGCTGACGCGAGGCCGTATCGTGTCCTCGATTTTTTTCGGCGGCGGCACGCCATCTCTGATGAAGCCCGCCACGGTCGGAGCCATTCTCGACGCGATCGCCGGGTTCTGGCCGGTCGCCCCCAAGGCGGAGGTTACTCTCGAAGCCAATCCGACGAGTGTCGAGGCGGAGCGGTTTCGCGGCTATAAAGAGGCGGGTGTCAACCGTGTCTCGCTGGGTGTCCAAGCGCTGAACGACCCCGATCTCAAAGCTCTCGGCCGCAATCACACGGCGAATGAGGCGCTCCGCGCGGTGGACCTCGCCGCCTCGATCTTCGAGCGTTATTCGTTTGATCTGATCTATGCGCGGCCGGGCCAGAGCGTGGACGGCTGGCGGGCGGAGTTGGAAGCCGCGATCCGCCGCGCGCGTGACCACCTCTCGCTTTATCAGTTGACGATCGAATATGGCACCATGTTCGAGCGGTTGCGCGATGCCGGAAAGCTTGTTCTTCCCGGTAATGATCTCGCTCGCGCCCTTTGGGATGTGACACAGGAGATCACCACAAAAGCGGGTCTTCCCGCCTATGAAATCTCCAATCATGCGCGACCCGGCGGCGAGAGTTTGCACAATCTCATCTATTGGCGTTACGGCGAATATATCGGTATCGGCCCTGGGGCGCATGGCCGGATTTTGTCGGCCAAGGGCCGCCGCGCGCACGCGACCGAATCCTATCCCGAAACCTGGTTGGCGGCGGTCGAGAACGCCGGCCATGCCCTGGTCGAGGATGAAATTTTGTCGTCCGAAGAGCAGTCCGATGAATTTCTGCTCATGGGCTTACGTCTGTCCGAGGGGATCGAGCCGTCCGAGTTCGAGGCGATGTCGGGCCGCGACCTTGATCCCGGCCGCGTCGCCTCGCTCATCGCCGATGGCATGGTCGAATATACGCCGCGCGGGCGCATCAGGGTCAGCGCGGAAGGTTTTCCGGTACTCGACGCGGTCGTCGCGGATCTTGCCGCGTAG
- the rph gene encoding ribonuclease PH has translation MRPSKRAAGELRPVSLERKVARYAEGSCLVKFGGTHVLCTASLEEKPPPWLRGQGRGWITAEYAMLPRATHTRTKRESSSGKQSGRTHEIQRLIGRSLRAVTNLPALGERQITLDCDVLQADGGTRTAAITGAWVALHDCLKWMHGRSIIKDHPLRDHVAAISCGISNGEAVLDLDYEEDSAAETDANFVMTGGGSLVEVQATAEAAVFTDAQLQDLLALAKTGIAQLVVLQKSAIA, from the coding sequence ATGCGTCCGTCCAAACGTGCCGCCGGTGAATTGCGGCCAGTTTCGCTCGAACGCAAGGTCGCGCGCTATGCCGAAGGCTCTTGCCTCGTCAAATTTGGCGGCACTCATGTGCTGTGCACGGCGTCGCTCGAGGAAAAGCCGCCACCGTGGCTGCGCGGCCAGGGGCGCGGCTGGATCACCGCCGAATATGCCATGCTGCCGCGTGCCACCCATACGCGGACGAAGCGCGAATCGTCATCTGGAAAGCAATCCGGTCGTACGCACGAAATTCAACGCTTGATCGGCCGCAGTCTGCGCGCGGTCACCAATCTTCCGGCGTTGGGCGAACGCCAGATCACGCTCGACTGCGACGTGCTGCAAGCCGATGGCGGCACGCGAACCGCCGCGATCACCGGCGCCTGGGTCGCCTTGCATGATTGCTTGAAGTGGATGCATGGCCGCTCGATCATCAAGGACCATCCGTTGCGTGACCATGTCGCGGCGATTTCCTGCGGCATTTCGAACGGCGAAGCGGTCCTTGACCTCGATTATGAGGAGGATTCGGCCGCCGAGACCGATGCGAATTTCGTCATGACGGGAGGCGGCTCGCTGGTCGAGGTGCAGGCGACGGCGGAAGCCGCGGTGTTCACCGATGCGCAACTGCAAGATTTGCTGGCGCTCGCCAAAACCGGCATTGCGCAGCTCGTCGTGCTGCAAAAGAGCGCGATCGCTTAG
- a CDS encoding S-methyl-5'-thioadenosine phosphorylase — MTKAIVGIIGGSGVYALPGLEDIREEWVATPWGEASDALHFGRIGSTEAVFLPRHGRGHKLSPSGINYRANIDALKRAGVTDIVSVSACGSFKPELYPGLFVLVDQFIDRTFARQSSFFGNGCVAHVSMAHPVAPLLQGRIAAAAATENIASVKGGTYVCMEGPQFSSLAESLAYQAAGCDVIGMTAMPEAKLAREAEMSYATVAMVTDFDCWHPEHDNVDVASVIKVVEANAGNAARLLARLLRDFPAMHEACPIGSDRALDYAILTAPAARDPALLKKLEAILRRTNTL; from the coding sequence ATGACAAAAGCAATTGTTGGCATCATCGGCGGATCTGGCGTCTATGCGCTACCGGGGCTCGAAGACATCCGCGAGGAATGGGTCGCGACGCCGTGGGGCGAGGCCTCTGACGCGCTGCATTTCGGCCGGATTGGTTCGACCGAAGCGGTGTTCCTGCCCCGCCACGGGCGCGGCCATAAATTGTCCCCGTCGGGGATTAATTACCGCGCCAATATCGATGCGCTGAAACGCGCCGGAGTGACCGACATCGTTTCGGTGTCCGCCTGCGGCTCGTTCAAGCCGGAACTGTATCCGGGGCTTTTCGTGCTCGTCGACCAGTTCATCGACCGGACATTCGCGCGGCAAAGCTCGTTTTTTGGCAATGGCTGCGTCGCCCATGTGTCGATGGCGCACCCGGTGGCCCCGCTGCTGCAAGGGAGGATCGCCGCCGCAGCGGCCACGGAAAACATCGCCAGCGTCAAGGGCGGCACCTATGTTTGCATGGAAGGCCCGCAATTTTCCTCGCTCGCCGAATCGCTTGCTTATCAGGCCGCCGGCTGCGATGTCATCGGCATGACCGCGATGCCGGAAGCCAAACTCGCGCGCGAGGCGGAGATGTCCTATGCGACAGTGGCCATGGTCACCGATTTCGATTGCTGGCATCCCGAGCATGACAATGTCGATGTGGCCTCGGTCATCAAGGTGGTGGAAGCCAACGCGGGCAATGCGGCGCGGCTTTTGGCCCGCTTGTTGCGTGATTTTCCGGCCATGCACGAAGCCTGTCCGATCGGGTCCGACCGTGCGCTCGACTATGCGATCCTGACCGCACCCGCAGCCCGCGATCCGGCACTTTTGAAAAAATTGGAGGCCATCTTGCGCCGGACAAACACCTTATGA
- the rdgB gene encoding RdgB/HAM1 family non-canonical purine NTP pyrophosphatase has product MLAKLQGQLVIATHNSGKLKEMRELLTPYGVAAVSASELGLPEPDETGASFIENAEIKARAAADQANIPALSDDSGLCVDALDGAPGISSARWAGESRDFEAAMEKIETSLSAAGVTPPFNAHFACALALAFPHGEVRSFEGKVFGELVFPPRGTLGFGYDPIFLPNGFSRTFGEIAPQEKHGIPADGSPGLSHRARAFQIFAKACLGGQLAR; this is encoded by the coding sequence ATGCTCGCCAAGCTCCAAGGACAACTCGTCATCGCCACGCATAATTCGGGCAAGCTCAAGGAGATGCGCGAACTCCTCACGCCCTATGGTGTGGCAGCAGTTTCTGCCTCCGAACTCGGCCTTCCGGAGCCGGATGAAACAGGGGCGAGCTTTATTGAAAATGCCGAAATCAAGGCGCGCGCGGCGGCCGATCAGGCGAATATTCCGGCGCTTTCCGACGATTCGGGGCTTTGCGTCGATGCGCTGGATGGCGCTCCTGGGATCAGCTCTGCCCGCTGGGCGGGGGAGTCACGCGATTTTGAAGCGGCCATGGAAAAGATCGAAACTTCGTTGAGCGCAGCGGGTGTGACGCCCCCTTTCAACGCGCATTTTGCTTGTGCTCTTGCCCTCGCTTTTCCTCATGGCGAGGTGCGAAGTTTCGAGGGCAAAGTGTTTGGCGAACTGGTGTTTCCGCCGCGCGGCACGCTTGGTTTTGGCTACGATCCGATTTTTTTGCCCAACGGCTTTTCGCGGACATTTGGCGAGATCGCGCCGCAAGAAAAACATGGAATTCCCGCCGACGGCTCACCCGGCCTGTCGCATCGTGCCCGCGCGTTTCAAATTTTTGCCAAGGCGTGCCTTGGCGGGCAACTCGCCCGCTAA
- a CDS encoding adenine phosphoribosyltransferase — translation MMGDLKETIRTIPDYPKPGILFRDITTLLGDARAFRRAIDELVQPWAGTKIDKVAGIEARGFILGGAVAHQLSAGFVPIRKKGKLPHTKVSIAYSLEYGLDEMEMHDDAVRPGERVILVDDLIATGGTATGAVGLLKKIGADVVAACFVIDLPDLGGAAKIKALGVPVRTLMSFEGH, via the coding sequence ATGATGGGTGATCTCAAAGAAACAATCCGCACGATTCCAGATTACCCGAAGCCGGGCATCCTGTTCCGCGACATCACGACTCTGCTGGGGGACGCGCGCGCGTTTCGCCGGGCGATCGATGAATTGGTACAGCCTTGGGCCGGCACCAAAATCGATAAGGTCGCGGGCATAGAAGCGCGGGGCTTTATTTTGGGCGGTGCCGTGGCGCATCAGCTTTCGGCGGGTTTCGTGCCGATCCGCAAAAAGGGCAAGCTGCCGCACACCAAAGTGTCGATCGCTTACTCACTCGAATATGGCCTTGACGAGATGGAGATGCACGACGACGCCGTACGGCCGGGCGAACGGGTGATTCTCGTCGATGATCTGATCGCCACCGGGGGCACCGCCACGGGCGCCGTTGGGCTACTGAAGAAAATCGGCGCCGACGTGGTGGCGGCCTGTTTCGTCATCGATCTGCCCGATCTCGGCGGCGCCGCGAAGATCAAGGCGCTCGGCGTGCCGGTCCGGACGTTGATGAGCTTTGAGGGGCATTGA